The Amblyomma americanum isolate KBUSLIRL-KWMA chromosome 6, ASM5285725v1, whole genome shotgun sequence genome has a window encoding:
- the LOC144094797 gene encoding uncharacterized protein LOC144094797, with the protein MRLSTTSTGVALFLILTVLLALLVEDASAGHHLHHKKKVKKLAKLAILAKILTPKLLPVPLPIPIPIKIIKNQHGGGWHGGWHGGGGGGHGWHGGWKPQLDVHTVKVIDAGAADLAAAGAGGGHGGGWEDVGGWEAGGWEAGGGGGGGGGHGGWW; encoded by the coding sequence ATGCGGCTATCAACGACTTCGACGGGCGTCGCCCTGTTTCTGATCCTCACGGTCCTTCTGGCGCTGCTCGTTGAAGACGCAAGCGCCGGCCACCACCTGCACCACAAGAAGAAGGTGAAGAAGCTCGCCAAGCTCGCCATCCTGGCCAAGATCCTGACGCCCAAGCTTCTGCCCGTGCCGCTGCCCATCCCAATCCCGATCAAGATCATCAAGAACCAACACGGCGGCGGATGGCACGGAGGATGGcacggtggtggcggcggcggccatGGGTGGCACGGGGGATGGAAGCCACAGCTTGACGTGCACACCGTGAAGGTCATCGACGCCGGCGCTGCCGACCTTGCGGCGGCGGGTGCGGGTGGAGGCCACGGCGGCGGATGGGAGGATGTCGGAGGCTGGGAGGCCGGAGGCTGGGAAGCCGGCGGTGGAGGTGGTGGCGGAGGCGGTCACGGCGGGTGGTGGTAG